One genomic segment of Desulfocapsa sulfexigens DSM 10523 includes these proteins:
- a CDS encoding formate dehydrogenase subunit gamma, with protein MKKYPAIKFKDGKKYFFRFDLDTRIQHIILAATVIILVLTGMPLKFSDSSWAPYLYSFFGGSKMAPVIHKWTGAIMLLLFVYHVVRVVGGIITNHIMPLKREGKMSIGRVTMVLVRLPMIPNLKDLKDIIGLMKYLLYFTNEHPHGDEWTWKEKFDYWAPFWGMFVIGITGLIIWNKVLATQVIPGEFINLCLIAHSDEALLAALFLFIWHWYNVHFSTSVFPMGTVFLTGYLPEELMVEEHYEHYVRVMTREGLESEIKPPHGGGNNPTICGEPQDVTSDTPPTTAPANDPMQQGGVNS; from the coding sequence ATGAAAAAATATCCAGCAATAAAGTTCAAGGACGGAAAAAAATACTTTTTCCGATTTGATCTGGACACAAGAATCCAGCATATCATCCTGGCGGCAACAGTCATTATACTGGTTCTGACAGGGATGCCTCTCAAGTTCAGTGATAGTAGCTGGGCTCCTTATCTCTACTCTTTTTTCGGTGGAAGCAAGATGGCTCCGGTAATACACAAATGGACCGGTGCCATCATGCTTCTCCTCTTTGTTTACCATGTTGTGCGAGTAGTAGGCGGCATCATAACGAATCATATCATGCCCCTTAAAAGAGAAGGGAAAATGAGTATAGGCAGGGTCACCATGGTACTGGTCAGACTCCCCATGATTCCAAACCTGAAAGATCTGAAAGATATCATAGGACTGATGAAATACCTGCTCTATTTCACCAATGAGCACCCGCATGGCGATGAATGGACCTGGAAGGAAAAGTTTGATTACTGGGCACCATTCTGGGGTATGTTTGTCATCGGTATCACCGGCCTCATCATCTGGAACAAGGTACTGGCAACCCAGGTCATACCAGGTGAATTTATCAACCTCTGCCTGATAGCTCACAGTGACGAGGCATTACTGGCGGCACTCTTTCTCTTTATCTGGCACTGGTATAACGTCCATTTTTCCACTTCTGTCTTCCCGATGGGTACAGTCTTTCTCACCGGTTATCTTCCTGAAGAGCTGATGGTTGAAGAACACTACGAGCATTACGTAAGAGTGATGACCAGGGAAGGATTGGAATCTGAGATCAAACCGCCCCACGGTGGCGGCAATAATCCGACAATCTGCGGGGAACCACAGGATGTCACCTCGGATACTCCACCAACCACCGCACCAGCCAATGATCCCATGCAGCAGGGAGGAGTCAACTCATGA
- a CDS encoding response regulator: MTIKIIVVDDHKIVRDGLCSLIEGLSGYTIVGRAENGRQAIEVARREKPDIVIMDVSMPEMNGIDATSSIMEERPSCKIIVLSMHSDKRFITGALQAGASGFLLKECAFQELNQALDAVRSGQTYLSPKIAGTVVHDYRRRLLSEDKEKALTTKEREVLQLIAEGRSTKEIADRLFVSIKAIEGRRRRLMEKLQITTMAGLVKYAIREGLTEL; the protein is encoded by the coding sequence ATGACAATAAAAATCATTGTGGTCGACGACCACAAAATAGTCCGAGACGGACTCTGTTCACTTATTGAAGGACTTTCCGGATACACTATAGTAGGCAGAGCAGAAAATGGAAGACAGGCCATCGAGGTAGCACGCCGGGAAAAACCCGATATCGTCATTATGGATGTGAGCATGCCCGAGATGAACGGCATCGATGCAACAAGTTCTATCATGGAGGAAAGACCTTCCTGTAAAATCATTGTCCTCTCCATGCACTCTGACAAACGCTTTATTACCGGTGCTCTCCAGGCCGGAGCTTCTGGATTTCTTCTTAAGGAATGTGCATTCCAGGAACTCAACCAGGCACTGGATGCCGTCCGCAGCGGACAAACCTACCTTAGTCCTAAAATTGCTGGTACTGTTGTCCACGATTACCGAAGGCGACTGCTCTCTGAAGATAAAGAGAAAGCCCTCACCACAAAAGAACGTGAAGTACTGCAGCTCATAGCTGAAGGACGATCAACCAAAGAAATAGCCGACCGTCTCTTTGTCAGTATCAAGGCTATTGAAGGAAGACGAAGACGGCTCATGGAAAAACTGCAGATCACGACAATGGCAGGTCTTGTCAAATATGCCATTCGTGAAGGGCTCACTGAACTCTAA